The DNA sequence ACACGCGGCTCATGAACAGCCGGGTGCGATCCAGCAAGGGAATAGGGAATGAGGTGGAACCGTTGCAAATTACAATTGGCGTGTTCGCGCATGTGGATGCAGGCAAAACCACGTTCGCCGAACAGCTGCTTTACCATACACAGAGCATCCGGCAGCGGGGGAGAGTGGACCACAAGGATGCTTTCTTGGATAGTCATGAGATTGAACGGGCCCGGGGCATTACCGTGTTCGCCGATCAGGCTGTTTTCACCTACCGGAATAATACCTACTACATGATTGATACGCCAGGGCACGTCGATTTCTCGCCGGAGATGGAGCGGGCAATCCAGGTGCTCGATTACGCCATCCTGATCGTGAGCGCCGTCGAAGGGGTTCAGGGGCACACGGAGACGGTGTGGCAGCTGCTTCATAAGCACAGGGTGCCGACGTTCTTTTTCCTCAACAAGACCGATCGTACAGGTGCAGACATGGAAAAGGCGCTGGCAGACATACGCACGCATTTGACACCGGATGTCTGCCTGATTACCGGACAATTCGAGGAGGGACGCATAGGCGACTCATTGCTGGAGCAGTTGGCTGAGCGGGATGAGCGTCTTCTGGAATCCTATCTGGAAGGCGCTGCGGATTACATGCTCGGACTGCAGGCGATGCAGGGCATGGTCAATGCGCATCGTCTGTTTCCCTGCGCATGCGGATCTGCTCTGCAGGATGTGGGCATTACGGATTTTTTGGATCAGCTCCACCTGCTGGCAGACACCAAGTATGATGAGCAGGCCCCGTTCGGCGGCCGGGTGTATAAAATTCGCCATGACGAGAACGGCAATCGGCTGACGTTCACCAAGGCGATAAGCGGGAAGCTGAGGCTGCGGGATGAGCTTTGTTATGGGTATGAAGAGGACCGTGTTTGTGAAAAGGTGACGCAACTTCGGCTCTATAACGGCAGCAAATATCAGGCGATCGATGAAGTTCGGGCCGGGGCCTTGTTCGCTGTTGCCGGATTGTCTGGTGCCGCTGTTGGACAGGGCTTGGGTGTGTATCAGGAAAAAGCGGAATTCGAGATGGTCCCGACCATGCAGGCTAAGGTGATCTTCGATCCCCCATGGAACGTGAAGGAGGTGCTTCAAGCCTTTCGCATACTCGATGCGGAGGATCCTTCGCTTGCGGTTGTATGGGAAGAAACCGTGCAGGAAATCCATATCCACGTGATGGGATTGATTCAGCTGGAAGTGCTGCAGCAGCTTGTACAGGAACGGTTTGGCATAAAC is a window from the Xylanibacillus composti genome containing:
- a CDS encoding GTP-binding protein, with amino-acid sequence MNSRVRSSKGIGNEVEPLQITIGVFAHVDAGKTTFAEQLLYHTQSIRQRGRVDHKDAFLDSHEIERARGITVFADQAVFTYRNNTYYMIDTPGHVDFSPEMERAIQVLDYAILIVSAVEGVQGHTETVWQLLHKHRVPTFFFLNKTDRTGADMEKALADIRTHLTPDVCLITGQFEEGRIGDSLLEQLAERDERLLESYLEGAADYMLGLQAMQGMVNAHRLFPCACGSALQDVGITDFLDQLHLLADTKYDEQAPFGGRVYKIRHDENGNRLTFTKAISGKLRLRDELCYGYEEDRVCEKVTQLRLYNGSKYQAIDEVRAGALFAVAGLSGAAVGQGLGVYQEKAEFEMVPTMQAKVIFDPPWNVKEVLQAFRILDAEDPSLAVVWEETVQEIHIHVMGLIQLEVLQQLVQERFGINVRFGAPEILYKETILSTVNGYGHFEPLKHYAEVHLRLEPGERGSGLVFENACHADDLSVGNQNLVRTHLFERDHHGLLTGSPLTDVKVTLLTGRAHNKHTHGGDFREATFRALRQGLEKADNILLEPYYQFKIKVELDHLGRVLSDIQQAAGQFDPPETVGNQAVITGRAPVATMMQYAAELAAITHGKGAFHATFGGYDRCHNEQEVIERKGYRKDADPLYTSSSIFCAKGVGYTVPWDEAEAKMHLL